From the Nerophis ophidion isolate RoL-2023_Sa linkage group LG18, RoL_Noph_v1.0, whole genome shotgun sequence genome, one window contains:
- the LOC133537101 gene encoding claudin-4-like, with amino-acid sequence MANSALELLGLLVTLIGLIGVAASTGMPMWRVTAFIGENIIVFETRYEGLWMNCFKQADIRMQCKVYDSLLALPPDLQAARGLMCCALALGGLGVLVSLLGLQCTSCIQNHRAKRLVLIIAGTMVILSCICVIIPVSWTGHVIIRDFYNPLLLDAQRRELGEALYIGWVAGAFLFAGGCLFTCCNLQAEDQDPRKYVYSRNSDYTVYPPQPIQTLQPQQLVLLPQAQPVLSRHPSTNYSYQSRYPSVRSGVAYL; translated from the coding sequence ATGGCCAACTCCGCACTGGAGCTGCTGGGTCTTCTCGTGACCCTGATCGGGCTGATCGGCGTGGCGGCGAGCACAGGCATGCCGATGTGGCGAGTCACAGCCTTCATTGGAGAGAACATCATCGTGTTCGAGACCCGCTACGAGGGTCTGTGGATGAACTGCTTCAAACAGGCCGACATCAGGATGCAGTGTAAGGTCTACGACTCTCTCCTGGCCTTGCCCCCCGACCTACAGGCGGCACGGGGTCTCATGTGCTGCGCTCTGGCTCTCGGCGGTCTGGGCGTGCTGGTGAGCCTGTTGGGGCTGCAGTGCACGTCGTGCATTCAAAACCACCGAGCAAAGCGGCTGGTGCTCATCATCGCCGGAACCATGGTCATCTTGTCGTGCATCTGCGTCATCATCCCCGTGTCCTGGACGGGGCACGTTATCATTCGGGACTTCTACAACCCTTTACTGCTCGACGCCCAGCGCCGGGAGCTGGGGGAGGCCCTCTACATCGGCTGGGTGGCCGGGGCCTTTCTCTTTGCTGGTGGATGCCTGTTCACTTGCTGCAATTTACAGGCGGAGGACCAAGACCCGAGGAAGTACGTCTACTCCAGGAACTCCGACTACACGGTGTACCCTCCGCAGCCCATCCAGACCCTGCAGCCTCAACAGCTTGTGCTGCTTCCCCAAGCCCAGCCGGTGCTGTCCAGACATCCATCCACCAACTACAGCTACCAGTCCAGGTACCCGTCTGTACGCAGTGGAGTGGCTTATCTTTGA
- the LOC133537100 gene encoding claudin-8-like: MVEGIPEIAAMCIGLVGLIGAAATTGMPMWKVTAFIGENIIVMETRWEGLWMNCYRQANIRMQCKVYDSLLFLPAELQAARGLMCCSVALSGLGLMIAILGLRCTSCLQGNKRAKNVILSVAGGMQLLACVCVFIPVSWTGHVIIRDFYNPLLIDAQRRELGDALYIGWVTGAVLFCSALLFICSRQTSDKRSNALYHPPHLLRYNTPPRNLNPMMYQPISSVSSLRSNIFQPSLQHSSDAHQLVNPQIVTSDAARATLPVLLNPGRPESTTLLFQGNEVYHSSMRSSNPLGKLYTPVNSLYMSQNSAPYTLAYDPSVSYDPSVSYQSSFQPTPQAPVFIPYRASRIEPGSYTGSGAGMYI, from the coding sequence ATGGTTGAAGGAATTCCCGAGATAGCCGCCATGTGCATCGGCCTGGTAGGGCTTATCGGCGCAGCCGCCACCACCGGCATGCCCATGTGGAAGGTAACGGCGTTCATAGGGGAGAACATCATCGTCATGGAGACCCGCTGGGAAGGCCTGTGGATGAACTGCTACCGCCAGGCGAACATAAGGATGCAGTGTAAGGTGTACGACTCGCTCCTGTTCCTGCCTGCCGAGCTCCAGGCCGCCAGGGGTCTCATGTGCTGCTCGGTGGCCTTGTCCGGACTAGGGCTCATGATAGCCATTTTGGGGCTACGTTGCACTTCCTGTCTCCAGGGTAACAAAAGGGCAAAGAATGTGATCCTGTCGGTGGCAGGCGGAATGCAGCTCCTGGCTTGTGTCTGTGTCTTCATCCCAGTGTCGTGGACTGGTCATGTGATCATCCGGGACTTCTACAACCCGTTGTTAATCGATGCACAGAGAAGAGAACTAGGGGATGCCCTTTACATCGGCTGGGTGACGGGAGCCGTTCTTTTCTGCTCCGCCTTGTTGTTCATCTGCAGTCGTCAGACCTCGGACAAAAGGTCAAATGCTCTTTACCACCCGCCACACTTGCTCAGATACAACACGCCGCCGAGGAACCTCAATCCGATGATGTATCAGCCCATTTCAAGTGTTTCCAGCCTTAGATCCAACATCTTCCAACCATCCCTGCAGCACAGCTCTGACGCACATCAGCTGGTCAATCCTCAAATAGTGACAAGCGACGCCGCACGAGCCACACTGCCGGTCCTCCTGAACCCAGGCCGGCCTGAAAGCACAACGCTCTTGTTTCAAGGCAACGAAGTCTATCATTCGTCCATGAGAAGCTCGAACCCGCTCGGAAAGCTGTACACACCAGTCAACTCCTTGTACATGAGCCAGAACAGCGCGCCGTACACGCTGGCGTACGATCCCTCTGTGTCCTACGATCCCTCTGTGTCCTACCAGTCCAGTTTCCAGCCCACGCCTCAAGCTCCTGTGTTCATTCCATACAGAGCTTCAAGAATTGAACCAGGGTCTTACACTGGAAGCGGCGCAGGCATGTACATATAA